One segment of Paenibacillus pabuli DNA contains the following:
- a CDS encoding ThuA domain-containing protein, whose amino-acid sequence MDHRKKALLLGDYTHPDWHPLQDVDAEISRIFHDSMTVQCSENRNMLLQENISGFDVCISYMDDWKGKVSPQQTAGLLSYVSNGGGLVILHNGISLQNRYELKQMIGAKFLHHPPYAPLEFTVTEHKHPVTEGITGFTMEEEPYLFEFGSFAETTILLEYQTEEGPKPAAWAHTYGLGRIVYLMPGHHVPSFANESYRQLILQAGKWAARYV is encoded by the coding sequence ATGGACCATCGTAAAAAGGCATTGTTACTCGGCGATTATACACATCCGGACTGGCATCCGCTGCAGGATGTCGACGCAGAGATCAGCCGTATTTTTCATGATAGCATGACCGTGCAGTGCAGCGAGAATCGTAACATGCTGCTGCAGGAAAATATATCGGGATTCGATGTATGTATTTCATACATGGACGATTGGAAAGGGAAAGTCTCTCCTCAGCAGACGGCTGGATTGCTGTCCTACGTGAGCAATGGAGGTGGACTGGTTATTCTACATAACGGGATTTCGCTCCAAAATCGTTATGAACTCAAGCAAATGATTGGTGCGAAATTCCTGCATCATCCACCGTATGCTCCGTTGGAGTTTACCGTAACGGAACATAAACACCCCGTGACCGAGGGGATTACCGGATTCACCATGGAAGAGGAGCCTTATCTGTTTGAGTTCGGATCATTTGCCGAAACCACGATCCTGCTTGAATATCAAACCGAGGAAGGTCCTAAGCCCGCGGCATGGGCACATACCTATGGGCTGGGCCGGATTGTGTACCTTATGCCAGGACATCATGTGCCCTCTTTTGCAAACGAGTCTTATCGCCAATTGATTCTGCAGGCCGGCAAATGGGCAGCGCGTTACGTGTAA
- a CDS encoding SDR family oxidoreductase, with protein MVKTVCVTGAARGLGLALTAQMLKRGYTVYAAGLGMEESEGIRLLTQAYPKHLRVIELDIADDLSVALCTETIKLDTDHLDMLINNAAILGNIEDHVRGPLNFAEMAEVFNVNTLGSLRVTHALLPLLLEGANKLIVDISSEAGSIEQCSRHGWFAYCMSKSALNMQARLVHNGLKDEGGQVMLIHPGWVQSYMSGELNTAADLTPEQSAQHIAALIDRHKDFMGDQPAYVDYKGDELPW; from the coding sequence ATGGTGAAAACCGTATGTGTAACCGGGGCGGCGCGTGGTCTGGGATTGGCACTGACAGCGCAAATGCTGAAGAGAGGATACACCGTATACGCTGCAGGTCTAGGCATGGAGGAATCGGAAGGAATCCGTCTGCTCACGCAGGCTTATCCGAAGCATCTTCGGGTCATTGAGCTGGACATTGCCGATGATCTGTCCGTTGCGCTGTGTACCGAAACAATTAAACTGGACACAGATCATTTGGATATGCTGATCAATAATGCGGCTATACTAGGGAATATTGAGGATCATGTCCGCGGACCACTAAACTTTGCCGAAATGGCGGAGGTATTCAATGTGAATACCCTGGGTTCGCTGCGTGTAACTCACGCTTTGCTGCCCCTCCTTCTTGAGGGAGCGAACAAGCTGATCGTAGACATTTCGTCGGAGGCAGGCAGTATTGAGCAATGCAGCAGGCATGGCTGGTTCGCCTACTGTATGTCCAAATCTGCACTGAACATGCAGGCCCGGCTTGTGCATAATGGGCTCAAGGATGAAGGTGGACAGGTCATGCTGATCCATCCCGGGTGGGTGCAGAGCTATATGAGCGGGGAACTGAATACCGCTGCAGACCTCACGCCAGAACAATCGGCACAGCACATCGCAGCACTCATTGACCGCCACAAGGATTTTATGGGGGATCAGCCTGCGTATGTAGACTACAAGGGGGACGAGCTTCCCTGGTAA
- a CDS encoding SulP family inorganic anion transporter, with amino-acid sequence MNTLKQQWFGNIRGDVLAGITVALALIPEAIAFSIIAGVDPMVGLYASITIAIVISIAGGRPGMISAATGAMAVLMVGLVKDYGVEYLFAATILTGIIQFILGIFKVGKFITFVPHSVLTGFVNALAILIFMAQLTHFTGANWIMYAMVAGTLAIIYILPRFFKGIPAPLIAIIVMTIITVVFHLDVKQVGDMGNLTSTLPMFHLPNIEWSFNTLMILLPYSFTMALVGLLESLLTATIVDEMTETKSSKNREVRGQGIANFVNGLFGGMGGCAMIGQSVINVKSGGRGRLSTFTAGAFLAILLLLLSGVVKQVPMGALVGVMFMVCIGTFDWSSVKNIARVPRAEAFVMVVTVVIVVITNDLSIGVLVGVVLSALHFGWKQAKIRVHSSQEQGQKVYRVHGPFFFGSSSRFVDQFHAETDPEEITIDFGGSHIWDNTAVVAIGKVKFKYAKLGKTVHLRGLNEESSRLLERSGFAVSQSHG; translated from the coding sequence ATGAATACGTTAAAACAACAATGGTTTGGCAACATTCGCGGTGATGTGCTGGCAGGAATTACAGTAGCGCTGGCGCTGATTCCGGAAGCCATCGCCTTCTCCATCATTGCGGGTGTTGATCCCATGGTCGGATTATACGCATCGATTACGATCGCAATCGTGATCTCGATTGCAGGCGGAAGACCAGGGATGATCTCGGCTGCTACGGGCGCCATGGCGGTGCTGATGGTTGGTCTCGTCAAGGATTACGGCGTGGAATACCTGTTTGCGGCCACGATATTGACGGGGATTATTCAGTTTATTTTGGGGATTTTTAAAGTTGGAAAGTTCATTACGTTTGTGCCGCATTCGGTGCTTACCGGTTTTGTGAATGCCCTGGCGATTTTGATCTTCATGGCCCAGCTGACGCATTTTACAGGCGCGAACTGGATCATGTATGCGATGGTCGCAGGCACGCTGGCAATCATTTATATTTTGCCCCGGTTTTTCAAAGGCATTCCGGCTCCTCTCATTGCGATCATCGTAATGACGATTATTACGGTGGTGTTTCATCTGGATGTGAAACAGGTTGGCGACATGGGGAATTTGACGAGTACCCTCCCGATGTTCCATCTGCCCAATATTGAGTGGTCCTTCAACACGCTGATGATTTTGCTGCCCTATTCATTCACTATGGCGTTGGTAGGTTTGCTGGAATCATTGCTGACCGCTACCATTGTGGATGAAATGACGGAGACCAAGAGCAGCAAAAACCGTGAGGTGCGCGGTCAGGGGATTGCCAACTTCGTTAACGGGTTATTCGGCGGAATGGGCGGCTGTGCGATGATCGGACAATCCGTCATTAATGTGAAGTCTGGCGGCCGGGGACGGCTGTCCACATTTACCGCAGGAGCTTTTCTGGCCATCCTGTTGCTGCTGCTCAGCGGAGTGGTGAAACAGGTGCCGATGGGTGCGCTGGTAGGTGTCATGTTTATGGTGTGTATCGGTACGTTTGACTGGAGTTCTGTCAAAAATATTGCACGTGTTCCCCGAGCGGAAGCCTTCGTTATGGTGGTCACGGTGGTTATCGTAGTCATCACTAACGATCTGTCCATCGGTGTATTGGTCGGCGTTGTGCTCAGCGCCCTGCATTTTGGGTGGAAACAGGCCAAGATCCGTGTTCATTCCAGCCAGGAGCAGGGACAAAAGGTATATCGCGTTCATGGTCCGTTCTTCTTCGGTTCCTCATCCCGCTTCGTGGATCAGTTCCATGCCGAGACGGATCCGGAAGAGATCACGATTGATTTTGGTGGATCACATATCTGGGATAACACGGCAGTTGTTGCCATAGGTAAGGTGAAGTTCAAATATGCGAAACTGGGCAAAACGGTGCATCTCCGGGGCTTGAACGAGGAAAGCTCGCGCTTGCTGGAGAGAAGCGGGTTTGCGGTCTCACAGAGCCATGGGTAA
- a CDS encoding ABC1 kinase family protein, translating to MAVRIKHVGRYREIAMALVRHGFGYMVEELGLFQLLAIPRRWMSREAHTTKTLSERIRLVLQELGPAFVKLGQLASTRADLLPEPVIRELVKLQDQVPPFSSETARGILEQELDTPLEEIFSRFEDTPVAAASIGQVHLGKLRSGEAVAIKIQRPGISRIVQRDLDILRELTAMAEKRWDWVKQYQIPQMVEEYAQALMAELDYTVEGRNTEKIAQQYQQDNKVKIPLIYWDQTSSRVLTMEYVEGIKLNDRDELVRRGHDLNDIAQRLVDSLLNQIFIHGFFHADPHPGNLMVLKDGRLAFIDFGMVGTLSDEMKQHLASLIIGLMRKDTDSMIRAIEKLGMMPDDMDLRGLHNDLDKLRSKYYDIPFSKISVGQALNDLFGVAQRHRVVMPADIVLLGKSLLTMEGVIEHLDPSLSIVDMAEPFGRKLIKDRFSPGRIKNRLFRSAADMAESVIGLPGQLRQLSSIISKGKLRLEVSVPELETLMRRLDQISNRLSFSIVLLAFCIIMVGLIIGSSISHQSTMLWDIPVIEIGFLVAILMVAFLLYSIFKSGRF from the coding sequence ATGGCTGTGCGAATTAAACATGTCGGCAGATACCGGGAAATTGCCATGGCGCTGGTGCGTCATGGCTTCGGTTATATGGTCGAGGAGCTGGGGCTGTTCCAGCTGCTGGCCATACCCCGGCGGTGGATGTCACGTGAAGCACACACGACCAAAACGCTTAGTGAACGGATCAGGCTGGTGCTGCAGGAGCTGGGGCCGGCTTTCGTCAAGCTGGGGCAACTGGCAAGCACAAGGGCGGATCTGCTGCCTGAGCCGGTCATCCGTGAACTGGTGAAGCTGCAGGATCAGGTACCGCCTTTCTCTTCGGAAACGGCACGGGGGATTTTGGAACAGGAATTGGATACACCGCTGGAAGAGATCTTTTCCCGGTTCGAGGATACCCCTGTGGCTGCAGCCAGCATCGGGCAGGTGCATCTGGGCAAGCTTCGAAGCGGTGAGGCAGTCGCCATCAAGATCCAGCGTCCCGGCATCTCACGGATTGTACAGCGTGATCTGGACATTCTGCGTGAGCTGACGGCAATGGCGGAGAAGCGATGGGACTGGGTGAAACAGTATCAGATTCCGCAGATGGTAGAGGAATACGCCCAGGCACTGATGGCTGAACTGGATTACACCGTCGAGGGACGGAATACCGAAAAGATCGCCCAGCAGTACCAACAGGATAACAAAGTCAAAATTCCGCTAATCTACTGGGATCAGACTTCTTCTCGCGTGTTAACCATGGAATACGTGGAGGGCATCAAACTGAATGATCGTGACGAACTGGTCAGACGTGGACATGACCTGAATGACATTGCCCAGCGATTGGTGGATTCCTTGTTGAATCAGATCTTTATTCATGGATTCTTCCATGCGGATCCGCATCCCGGCAACCTGATGGTATTGAAGGATGGACGACTGGCCTTTATCGATTTCGGCATGGTCGGCACACTGAGCGACGAGATGAAGCAGCATCTGGCTTCGCTCATCATCGGATTGATGCGCAAGGATACAGACAGCATGATCCGTGCGATTGAGAAATTGGGCATGATGCCTGATGATATGGATCTCCGCGGCCTCCACAACGATCTGGACAAGCTGCGCAGCAAATATTACGACATTCCCTTTTCCAAAATCAGCGTGGGCCAGGCGCTCAATGATCTGTTTGGTGTCGCGCAGAGACACCGGGTTGTCATGCCAGCCGACATTGTGCTGCTGGGGAAATCGCTGCTCACGATGGAAGGTGTGATCGAACATCTGGATCCATCGCTCAGCATCGTGGATATGGCTGAACCCTTCGGCCGGAAGTTGATTAAGGACCGGTTCAGTCCGGGCAGAATCAAGAATCGGCTGTTCCGCAGTGCGGCTGACATGGCTGAGAGTGTCATCGGACTGCCGGGGCAGCTCCGGCAGCTGTCCTCCATCATCAGTAAGGGTAAGCTGCGGCTTGAGGTCAGCGTACCCGAGCTGGAGACGCTGATGCGCAGGCTGGACCAGATCAGTAACCGACTGTCCTTCAGCATCGTGCTGCTCGCTTTTTGTATCATCATGGTCGGACTCATTATTGGTTCCTCGATTAGTCATCAGTCAACGATGCTGTGGGATATTCCGGTTATTGAGATCGGCTTCCTGGTTGCCATACTGATGGTGGCCTTCCTGCTCTATTCCATATTCAAATCGGGAAGATTCTAG
- a CDS encoding phasin family protein has translation MSDLFKKAISLGLGLTVVSKEKIEKTVDELVKRGELAPGESKALVERLMERGDEEQGQLKRVIHEQVKRVLQEVGVPSESDVTSLEQRVAVLEKKLAELGHTPQLQPEVSPAPLEVPPPHKGNEIE, from the coding sequence ATGAGCGATTTGTTCAAAAAGGCGATCTCATTAGGGTTGGGTCTTACCGTCGTAAGTAAGGAAAAAATCGAAAAAACCGTAGATGAGCTGGTCAAGCGCGGGGAACTTGCGCCCGGTGAATCCAAAGCCTTGGTAGAGCGTCTGATGGAACGGGGCGACGAAGAACAGGGCCAGCTCAAGCGAGTAATTCATGAGCAGGTCAAGCGGGTGCTTCAGGAAGTAGGCGTGCCTTCGGAGAGCGATGTGACCAGTCTGGAACAGCGCGTTGCGGTACTGGAGAAAAAGCTCGCCGAACTGGGCCACACACCACAGCTTCAACCAGAGGTATCCCCAGCTCCACTTGAAGTTCCTCCTCCGCACAAAGGAAACGAGATCGAGTAG
- a CDS encoding cobyrinate a,c-diamide synthase: MMSISNQHARPRLIIAGTGSGAGKTTVTLGLMKALARSGMSVQGFKCGPDYIDPTYHTAVTGRASRNLDAWMTSPEYVRNAFAKASAGHDISIIEGVMGLYDGKDPLSNTGSTAEIALVTQTPVILVVDVRSMARSAAAIVLGFQQLEPELNIAGVIVNRCGSAGHYSIVKKAIEQMCGIPVVGWLKREEDMSIPERHLGLVPAIERGELEPLFERAADVLLEGTDLDAIVAIAKAAPSIEELAISRENVSRQNSDSLWSGADLKSSGDSASGQPDEREISSYPVIAVARDAAFNFYYPDNLELLEAAGAQLKYFSPLAGEGIPSEADGIYLGGGFPEEFAALIADNVLFLEGLREAVRGDMPLFAECGGYMVLAETLTNREGLTYNMAGIIPAQVQMQAKRAALGYREARAVEDSFLLEKGDVIRGHEFHYSTMTYQEEGSIPYAYETKGLRGMKQEGYARGNVVAGYTHIHLGSHPGVAKRWVWHCLAYRLRRSGQHI; encoded by the coding sequence ATGATGAGCATTTCAAATCAACATGCCAGACCCCGACTGATCATCGCCGGAACGGGGAGCGGGGCAGGAAAAACGACGGTGACCCTGGGCCTGATGAAAGCACTGGCTCGGAGCGGAATGAGCGTACAGGGCTTCAAGTGTGGGCCGGATTATATTGATCCTACATATCATACGGCTGTAACGGGTAGAGCATCGCGGAATCTGGATGCATGGATGACATCCCCGGAGTACGTAAGAAACGCATTTGCCAAGGCGTCAGCGGGACATGATATTTCCATTATTGAGGGTGTCATGGGATTGTACGATGGCAAGGATCCTCTAAGCAATACGGGGTCTACGGCGGAGATCGCCCTCGTTACACAGACTCCGGTTATTCTGGTCGTGGATGTCCGCAGCATGGCACGTAGTGCAGCTGCCATCGTGCTTGGTTTTCAGCAGCTGGAGCCAGAGCTTAACATTGCTGGTGTGATCGTCAATCGCTGCGGAAGTGCTGGCCACTACAGTATCGTGAAAAAAGCCATTGAGCAGATGTGCGGTATTCCTGTGGTGGGCTGGCTGAAACGGGAGGAGGACATGTCGATTCCCGAGCGTCACTTGGGGTTGGTCCCTGCCATCGAGCGAGGGGAACTGGAGCCGTTATTTGAGCGGGCAGCGGACGTGCTGCTGGAAGGCACCGATCTGGATGCCATTGTTGCCATAGCCAAGGCTGCCCCTTCTATAGAAGAGTTAGCCATCAGCCGCGAGAATGTCTCAAGGCAAAACTCAGATTCTCTGTGGTCTGGAGCCGACTTGAAGAGCAGCGGAGACAGCGCGTCAGGACAGCCCGATGAACGAGAGATTTCGTCCTATCCAGTCATCGCCGTTGCGCGGGATGCCGCTTTTAATTTCTATTACCCGGACAACCTGGAGCTGCTGGAAGCAGCCGGAGCCCAATTAAAGTACTTCAGTCCTCTTGCAGGGGAAGGCATACCGTCTGAGGCAGATGGCATTTATCTTGGCGGGGGCTTCCCGGAGGAGTTTGCGGCATTGATCGCAGATAATGTGTTATTTCTGGAGGGACTGCGCGAGGCCGTTCGTGGTGATATGCCACTGTTTGCGGAGTGTGGAGGTTATATGGTGCTCGCGGAAACGTTAACAAACCGAGAAGGGCTAACATATAACATGGCAGGCATTATCCCTGCCCAAGTACAGATGCAAGCGAAGCGTGCAGCACTCGGATACCGCGAAGCCAGAGCTGTAGAGGATTCCTTTTTGCTGGAAAAAGGTGATGTCATACGGGGCCACGAGTTTCATTACTCAACTATGACCTACCAAGAGGAAGGCAGCATTCCCTATGCTTATGAGACTAAGGGATTACGGGGTATGAAGCAGGAGGGATATGCCAGAGGTAACGTTGTAGCCGGGTATACCCATATACATCTTGGTTCTCATCCGGGTGTGGCAAAGAGATGGGTATGGCATTGTCTGGCATACCGACTGAGAAGAAGTGGTCAGCATATTTGA